From Equus przewalskii isolate Varuska chromosome 17, EquPr2, whole genome shotgun sequence, the proteins below share one genomic window:
- the UBXN4 gene encoding UBX domain-containing protein 4 isoform X2 gives MAASWEDEKVREASSNSFVAIKIDTKSEACLQFSQIYPVVCVPSSFFIGDSGIPLEVIAGSVSADELVTRIHKVQQMHSLKGETSVANGSQSESSVSTPSTSFEPNNVSENSQSRNVELCETPPTSPDTKSDSATGGECSGLPTPSQEPSGCSNQRPAEDLTVRVERLTKKLEERREEKRKEEEQREIKKEIERRKTGKEMLDYKRKQEEELTKRMLEERNREKAEDRAARERIKQQIALDRAERAARFAKTKEEVEAAKAAALLAKQAEMEVKRDSSARERSTVARIQFRLPDGSSFTNQFPSDAPLEEARQFAAQTVGNTYGNFSLATMFPRREFTKEDYKKKLLDLELAPSASVVLLPAGRPTASMVHSSSGDFWTLLGTVLYPFLAIWRLISNFLFSSPPPAQTSVRAAALEPSNLGSSSNSEKREPVRKRVLEKRGEDFKKEGKIYRLRTQDDGEDENNTWNGNSTQQM, from the exons ATGGCTGCAagttgggaagatgagaaagtgagAGAAGCATCTTCAAACAGTTTTGTTGCTATTAAAATCGATACCAAAAG TGAAGCCTGCCTACAATTTTCACAAATCT ATCCTGTAGTATGTGTCCCATCCAGTTTCTTTATTGGAGACAGTGGAATTCCCTTGGAAGTAATAGCAGGAAGTGTTTCTGCAGATGAACTTGTTACCCGAATTCACAAAGTCCAGCAG ATGCACTCATTAAAAGGTGAAACATCAGTGGCAAATGGCAGCCAGTCAGAAAGTTCAGTCTCTACTCCGTCCACCTCATTTGAACCTAACAACGTTTCTGAAAACTCTCAGTCCAGAAATGTAGAGCTTTGTGAGACACCACCCACTTCTCCAGATACAAAGTCAGATTCTGCAACAG gaGGAGAATGTTCAGGCCTTCCCACTCCATCTCAGGAGCCTAGTGGATGTTCAAATCAGAGACCTGCGGAGGACCTCACCGTCAGAGTGGAAAG attaaccaaaaaacttgaagaaaggagagaagagaaaaggaaagaggaagagcag AGAGAGATTAAGAAGGAAATTgagaggagaaaaactggaaaagagaTGTTGGAttataaaagaaagcaagaagaagaattaacaaaaagaatgttagaggaaagaaacagagaaaaggcagaagatAGGGCAGCTCGAGAGCGTATAAAACAGCAGATTGCGTTG GACCGTGCAGAGAGAGCTGCTCGTTTtgcaaagacaaaggaagaagtagaagcTGCTAAAGCTGCTGCCTTGCTGGCCAAACAAGCAGAAATGGAAGTCAAGAGGGACTCTTCTGCAAGAGAAAGAAG caCTGTTGCAAGAATTCAATTCCGTCTTCCTGATGGTTCTTCCTTTACAAATCAGTTCCCTTCTGATGCTCCTCTAGAAGAAGCAAGGCAGTTTGCTGCACAG ACTGTTGGCAACACTTACGGTAATTTTTCATTAGCAACCATGTTTCCCAGGAGGGAATTTACCAAAGAAGATTATAAAAAGAAGTTACTGGATTTGGAACTTGCCCCAAGTGCTTCAGTGGTACTGTTGCCA gcAGGAAGACCAACTGCATCCATGGTACATTCTTCCAGTGGAGACTTTTGGACGTTGTTGGGGACGGTGCTTTACCCATTCCTTGCCATCTGGAGACTGATTAGCAACTTCTTGTTTAGTAGTCCTCCTCCTGCACAGACCTCAGTGAGAGCAGCAGCATTAGAACCTTCAAACCTTGGATCGTCTAGTAACTCAGAAAAAAG